A single window of Cheilinus undulatus linkage group 12, ASM1832078v1, whole genome shotgun sequence DNA harbors:
- the LOC121518865 gene encoding GTPase IMAP family member 9-like, with amino-acid sequence MAASDPKAPRGRSGSMVEPLAFRLVLVGKTGAGKSSSGNTILGKDAFTAAVSQSSVSRQCCKHSGQVFSRHLTVVDTPGLFDTSLPELTVKREISKCINMSAPGPHAILLVIKVAPFTGEERNAVRQVEEIFGEDAWKYTIILFTQDDVGGADIESQLEGAGPELLDVLRKAGNRYQVFNNNRANDRVQVLDLLEKVEKMVSDNGGGFYSNYTYLEVVELLNKREAELKDFYRKKLEEELRAVEAKYKLREAEEGRPVMSSRWKEEVKEIKRYYDSLNASTRHVVEQTVDTDHLEDICEYHRKLKITQ; translated from the exons ctCCAAGAGGGAGGAGCGGGAGCATGGTTGAACCTCTAG CCTTCAGACTCGTCCTCGTTGGGAAAACCGGAGCAGGAAAGAGCTCCAGTGGGAACACCATACTGGGAAAAGATGCCTTCActgcagctgtcagtcagtccTCAG TGAGCAGACAGTGCTGTAAACACTCTGGTCAGGTATTCAGCAGACACCTGACCGTGGTCGACACCCCCGGTCTCTTCGACACCTCCTTACCTGAGCTCACTGTAAAGAGAGAGATCTCCAAGTGCATCAACATGTCAGCCCCGGGGCCCCACGCCATCCTGCTGGTCATCAAGGTGGCGCCCTTCACCGGAGAGGAGAGAAACGCCGTCAGGCAGGTGGAGGAGATCTTTGGAGAGGACGCCTGGAAGTACACAATCATCCTCTTCACCCAGGACGATGTGGGCGGAGCAGACATAGAGAGCCAGCTGGAGGGGGCGGGGCCTGAGCTGCTGGATGTCCTGAGGAAGGCGGGGAACAGGTATCAGGTGTTTAACAACAACAGAGCCAACGATCGGGTGCAAGTTCTGGATCTGCTGGAGAAGGTGGAGAAGATGGTGTCTGACAATGGAGGGGGGTTTTACTCCAACTACACCTACCTGGAGGTGGTGGAGCTGCTGAATAAGAGGGAGGCGGAGCTTAAAGACTTCTACAGGAAGAAGCTGGAGGAGGAGCTCAGAGCTGTAGAGGCTAAGTACAAGCTGCGGGAGGCTGAGGAGGGGCGTCCAGTCATGTCCAGTCGCTGGAAGGAGGAAGTGAAGGAGATAAAACGATACTATGACTCTCTGAACGCCTCGACTCGCCATGTGGTGGAGCAAACCGTGGACACTGACCACTTAGAGGACATCTGTGAGTACCACAGGAAACTGAAGATCACACAATGA